A stretch of the Paenibacillus dendritiformis genome encodes the following:
- a CDS encoding MarR family winged helix-turn-helix transcriptional regulator gives MHATEFAKLWSKLSKDYKGVMDEALAPSLTESQLVVLELVAEYGKVKPSDLLPHLATTPAAITTLLDRMEKNALIMRERDSADRRIVWIQATPFGEQEMRRGIEIRESYWNDTLHRISTHNQQLLILLLGKLANKPAAPAPDAEAVAAGTKR, from the coding sequence ATGCATGCAACCGAATTTGCCAAGCTATGGTCGAAGTTGTCGAAGGATTACAAGGGGGTAATGGATGAAGCTCTGGCGCCTAGTCTGACCGAAAGCCAGCTCGTCGTTCTTGAGCTCGTGGCGGAGTACGGCAAGGTGAAGCCTTCCGATCTGCTGCCTCATCTGGCGACGACTCCGGCAGCGATTACGACATTGCTCGATCGGATGGAGAAGAACGCGCTCATTATGCGTGAACGCGACTCGGCCGATCGGCGAATCGTGTGGATTCAGGCTACCCCGTTCGGAGAACAAGAGATGCGGCGCGGCATCGAGATTCGGGAATCGTATTGGAATGATACGCTGCATCGCATCTCCACCCATAATCAGCAGCTGCTCATTCTGCTGCTGGGCAAGCTGGCGAACAAGCCGGCCGCCCCTGCGCCCGATGCAGAGGCGGTCGCGGCCGGGACGAAGCGTTAA
- a CDS encoding class I SAM-dependent methyltransferase encodes MYMAKDWQDYEVIDTGSGEKLERWGDVILRRPDPQIIWPIDRETKHWHQVHGHYHRSSSGGGSWEMKKPVPERWSIQYRDLKFHIRPTNFKHTGLFPEQAVNWAWMMEKISQANRPIKVLNLFAYTGGATVACAYAGAEVCHVDAAKGMVQWAKENVQLSGLGSRPVRFITDDVFKFVQREERRGNKYDAIIMDPPSYGRGPGGETWKLEQSLYPFLASCLKIMSDNPLFLLINSYTTGLSPSVLSNLLSMTMKKRYGGKITSGEIGLPITQSGLVLPCGILGRWEA; translated from the coding sequence ATGTATATGGCAAAAGATTGGCAAGATTACGAAGTCATCGATACCGGGAGCGGCGAGAAATTGGAACGCTGGGGCGATGTCATCCTGCGCCGCCCGGATCCGCAAATTATATGGCCTATCGACCGGGAGACGAAGCATTGGCACCAGGTTCACGGCCACTACCACCGCAGCTCTTCGGGAGGCGGCAGCTGGGAGATGAAGAAGCCGGTTCCGGAACGCTGGTCGATACAGTACCGAGACTTGAAGTTCCATATCCGTCCGACCAACTTCAAGCATACCGGGCTTTTTCCGGAGCAAGCGGTGAACTGGGCCTGGATGATGGAGAAAATATCGCAGGCGAACCGCCCGATCAAAGTGCTGAATCTGTTCGCCTATACGGGCGGAGCAACCGTCGCATGCGCTTATGCGGGCGCGGAAGTATGCCATGTGGACGCGGCCAAAGGGATGGTGCAGTGGGCCAAAGAAAATGTGCAGTTGTCCGGCCTCGGTTCCCGGCCGGTTCGCTTCATAACGGATGATGTGTTCAAATTCGTGCAGCGCGAGGAGCGCCGCGGCAATAAGTACGACGCCATTATCATGGACCCTCCATCCTATGGCAGAGGTCCCGGCGGCGAAACGTGGAAGCTGGAGCAGAGCTTGTACCCGTTCCTCGCCTCCTGCTTGAAAATCATGTCGGACAACCCGCTGTTCCTGCTTATCAACTCCTATACGACCGGGCTCTCCCCCTCCGTGCTGAGCAATTTGCTCAGCATGACGATGAAGAAGCGGTATGGAGGAAAAATTACGAGCGGCGAGATCGGACTGCCGATCACGCAATCGGGACTGGTGCTTCCATGCGGCATCCTGGGACGCTGGGAGGCATGA
- a CDS encoding 3-dehydroquinate dehydratase, with the protein MKTVYIDFQERKIPVFCTNISHKNTFTLLMEALNTKVRTGKKAIKTCLESLISIEIIGSEAILHSKREMDSLALSLY; encoded by the coding sequence ATGAAAACTGTCTATATCGATTTTCAGGAGCGTAAAATTCCCGTGTTTTGCACAAATATATCGCACAAAAATACATTCACGCTGCTAATGGAAGCATTGAACACGAAGGTGCGTACAGGCAAGAAAGCCATCAAGACCTGCCTCGAATCCTTGATCAGCATCGAGATCATCGGGTCGGAGGCGATCCTGCACTCCAAGCGGGAGATGGACTCGCTCGCGCTGTCACTGTATTGA
- a CDS encoding CapA family protein: MNKYRWIDGKRFICAMLVILLLTACGSLAPKPHAHQGQAAALEAGEEQQAAPDTAGEAVPASTDETDAAAEAEEPPAEAEPYTLSGRLLAVGDIMMHSPQFPAYLNPKTGKYDFRGFFANVKPILHEADWCWANLETPLLGGEKVYTGYPMFNAPPELADALKDAGFNIVTAANNHTLDRRERGALRTREVLQDRGFVTKGISASLWESKQPTLLEKNGISMGILAYTYGTNGIPLPKDKPYLVSLIDEKRMIEDIRKTRSAGADVVVIALHFGTEYEPKPNKEQIRLARKLVQAGADVILGSHPHVLQPYERLTVKEKDGQTRDGLIIYSLGNFISNQRGDGTDVGVIFGVTIEKQMPEGTIELKDISAEPTWVHIHGPHEKRKYSVIPLSPVLKDKKDTRFTKQQREQMSNMKQRAASHIASMSEVPVLLQALPAR; the protein is encoded by the coding sequence TTGAACAAGTATCGATGGATAGACGGCAAGAGATTCATTTGCGCCATGCTGGTCATTCTGCTGCTGACGGCCTGCGGATCCCTCGCCCCCAAGCCTCATGCGCATCAGGGGCAGGCAGCCGCGCTGGAGGCGGGAGAGGAGCAACAGGCGGCCCCGGACACTGCCGGGGAGGCGGTGCCGGCATCGACAGACGAGACTGACGCCGCAGCGGAAGCCGAAGAGCCCCCTGCTGAAGCCGAACCGTATACGCTGAGCGGCAGGCTTCTGGCCGTGGGCGATATTATGATGCATTCGCCGCAGTTCCCGGCTTATTTGAATCCGAAGACCGGCAAGTATGATTTCCGCGGGTTCTTCGCGAACGTGAAGCCGATTTTGCATGAAGCCGACTGGTGCTGGGCGAATCTGGAGACCCCTTTGCTTGGGGGCGAGAAGGTGTATACGGGCTACCCGATGTTCAATGCGCCGCCGGAGCTGGCCGACGCATTGAAGGACGCCGGCTTCAACATCGTCACCGCCGCGAACAATCATACATTGGACCGGCGCGAGCGCGGGGCGCTGCGAACGAGAGAAGTGCTGCAGGATCGCGGATTCGTCACGAAGGGCATCTCGGCTTCCCTGTGGGAATCCAAACAGCCGACATTGTTGGAGAAGAACGGGATATCGATGGGGATTCTCGCTTATACATACGGGACGAACGGAATCCCGCTTCCCAAGGATAAGCCCTACCTCGTCTCCCTTATTGACGAAAAGCGCATGATCGAGGATATTCGGAAGACCCGCTCGGCGGGAGCCGATGTCGTGGTCATCGCCCTGCATTTCGGAACCGAGTACGAGCCGAAGCCGAACAAGGAACAGATCCGGCTGGCGCGCAAGCTCGTCCAAGCCGGAGCGGATGTCATTCTTGGCTCGCACCCGCATGTGCTGCAGCCTTATGAGCGCTTGACCGTCAAGGAGAAAGACGGCCAGACGCGGGATGGACTTATTATTTATTCATTGGGTAACTTTATATCGAATCAACGAGGAGACGGCACAGATGTCGGTGTCATCTTCGGCGTCACGATCGAAAAGCAGATGCCGGAAGGGACGATCGAGCTGAAGGATATTTCGGCGGAGCCCACTTGGGTGCACATTCATGGGCCGCATGAAAAACGCAAATATAGCGTCATTCCTCTATCCCCGGTCTTGAAGGATAAGAAGGATACACGGTTCACCAAGCAGCAGCGGGAGCAGATGTCCAACATGAAGCAGCGGGCGGCCAGCCACATCGCCTCCATGTCCGAAGTGCCGGTGCTGCTTCAGGCACTGCCGGCCCGCTAA
- a CDS encoding response regulator transcription factor, whose translation MKDVRILIVDDEWEITELISLYLRREGYQVFVADNGYSALHMVKETNPDLIILDILLKSLDGYEVCKEIRKTSSVPILFISCKSEDMDIIMGLTVGGDDYITKPFSPGQLVARVKAHLRRTQQSYSILPAPSAHHLQYGELEINLLSHDVKVGGRTVSLSAKEFDLLTYLAKSPNKVFKLEQLYQHIWNSESFGDTRTLMVHISNLRKKIERDPAHPRYIVTVRGVGYKFQYE comes from the coding sequence ATGAAGGACGTACGGATATTAATCGTTGATGACGAATGGGAAATCACCGAGCTTATCTCGTTGTATTTGAGGCGTGAAGGGTATCAGGTCTTCGTGGCGGATAACGGATATTCTGCCTTGCACATGGTCAAGGAGACCAATCCGGATCTCATCATTCTCGATATTTTGCTGAAGTCGCTGGATGGCTACGAAGTGTGCAAGGAAATACGCAAAACATCCTCCGTCCCGATCCTGTTTATCAGCTGCAAAAGCGAGGACATGGATATTATTATGGGTCTGACTGTAGGCGGCGATGATTATATCACGAAGCCGTTCAGCCCCGGCCAGCTGGTGGCCAGAGTCAAGGCTCACTTGCGCAGAACGCAGCAGTCCTATTCGATCCTGCCTGCACCATCTGCTCACCACTTGCAATATGGCGAACTAGAGATCAATCTGCTCAGCCACGACGTGAAGGTCGGCGGCAGGACCGTCTCGCTGTCTGCGAAGGAATTCGATCTGTTGACCTATCTCGCCAAATCCCCGAACAAAGTATTCAAGCTCGAACAGCTGTATCAGCATATATGGAATTCCGAGAGCTTCGGCGACACGCGCACGCTGATGGTGCACATTAGCAATCTGAGGAAAAAAATCGAGCGCGATCCCGCCCACCCCCGTTATATCGTCACCGTTCGAGGCGTAGGCTACAAGTTTCAATATGAGTAA
- a CDS encoding YxcD family protein yields the protein MQLRISMDEIVNAVCLHLAMRRQVQPTDIEVELCWDEEHGFTAEVWVNGRHQYLVETNLLEAIEQYVYKEYGQRAFRHQIRLEVDDEIWAQVDTSL from the coding sequence ATGCAGCTTCGCATCAGCATGGATGAGATCGTGAATGCCGTGTGCTTGCACCTGGCGATGCGCAGACAGGTTCAACCGACGGATATTGAAGTCGAGCTCTGTTGGGATGAGGAACACGGATTCACCGCCGAGGTGTGGGTGAACGGCCGGCATCAATACTTGGTCGAGACGAACCTGCTGGAAGCGATCGAGCAATACGTCTACAAGGAATACGGGCAGCGTGCCTTCCGGCACCAGATTCGCCTGGAAGTAGATGATGAGATCTGGGCTCAAGTCGATACCAGCCTATAA
- a CDS encoding RluA family pseudouridine synthase — translation MTPVPNIDILHEDNHVIVAVKPPNLLSQADDTGDMDMLTAIKQDLKIRHNKPGNVYLGLVHRLDRPVGGAMVFAKTSKSASRLSDTVRKRELGKEYIAVVHGVPASPHGTLKHTLLKDARTNTVRVVPAGTAGGKEAVLDYDVLGSAEGMSLVRIALHTGRPHQIRVQMKELGCPLYGDQKYGAELNRPGQQLALWSRRLTFPHPVTKMEMEFYSAPPHEYPWTIWKDSILG, via the coding sequence ATGACTCCCGTGCCGAACATAGACATCCTGCATGAAGACAACCATGTGATCGTCGCCGTCAAGCCGCCGAACCTGCTGTCTCAGGCCGATGATACGGGGGATATGGATATGCTTACGGCGATTAAGCAGGATTTGAAGATACGCCATAACAAGCCGGGCAATGTATACCTTGGCCTCGTTCACCGGCTGGATCGCCCCGTCGGCGGCGCGATGGTGTTTGCGAAGACCTCGAAGTCGGCCTCGCGGCTGTCGGATACGGTCCGCAAGCGGGAGCTGGGCAAGGAATATATCGCCGTCGTGCATGGCGTTCCCGCCTCTCCGCACGGCACCCTGAAGCATACGCTGCTCAAGGATGCCCGGACCAATACGGTCCGCGTCGTCCCTGCCGGAACGGCGGGAGGCAAGGAAGCGGTGCTCGACTATGACGTGCTCGGGAGCGCCGAAGGCATGTCGCTTGTGCGGATTGCGCTGCACACCGGGAGACCCCATCAGATTCGCGTCCAGATGAAGGAATTGGGCTGCCCGCTGTACGGAGATCAGAAATACGGGGCCGAGTTGAATCGGCCGGGCCAGCAGCTTGCGCTCTGGTCGCGGCGGTTGACCTTCCCCCATCCAGTTACGAAGATGGAGATGGAGTTCTATTCCGCCCCGCCTCATGAATACCCTTGGACCATATGGAAGGACAGCATCCTTGGCTGA
- a CDS encoding DUF309 domain-containing protein, with product MEYPTAYIEYMLEFHGTRDWFECHEIMEEQWKAESSAERKVWWLTLVQIAVGLYHERRGNLAGAGKMLRSALAHAPSVAWAELGINGKELVSQLTERVEAYRHGGLRDRTYAEWNFPLADPGLAALCEARCLARGWPWCSTGSEQDESILHRHKLRDREPVMEARREAQRLKGRNRKQGHT from the coding sequence ATGGAGTATCCGACCGCGTACATCGAATATATGCTGGAATTCCACGGCACAAGGGATTGGTTCGAATGCCACGAGATTATGGAGGAACAATGGAAGGCGGAGTCATCGGCCGAACGCAAAGTCTGGTGGCTGACGCTCGTCCAGATCGCGGTCGGCTTGTACCATGAGCGCAGAGGCAATCTGGCGGGGGCCGGCAAAATGCTGCGCAGCGCGCTGGCCCACGCTCCATCGGTTGCATGGGCGGAGCTGGGGATCAATGGGAAGGAGCTTGTCTCTCAATTGACGGAGCGGGTGGAGGCATATCGTCATGGGGGTCTTCGGGACAGGACATATGCCGAGTGGAACTTCCCCCTTGCCGATCCCGGGCTGGCGGCTCTCTGCGAGGCCCGTTGTCTCGCCCGGGGCTGGCCGTGGTGCAGCACGGGCAGCGAGCAAGACGAGAGCATTCTTCACCGCCATAAGCTGAGGGACCGCGAGCCGGTCATGGAAGCGCGAAGGGAAGCCCAGCGCCTGAAGGGGCGGAACCGGAAGCAGGGGCATACGTAA